The proteins below are encoded in one region of Marinobacter sp. F4206:
- the tkt gene encoding transketolase, which yields MPSRKDLANAIRALSMDAVQKAKSGHPGAPMGMADIAEVLWNDYLSHNPANPQWANRDRFVLSNGHGSMLQYSLLHLSGYDVSISDLQNFRQLHSKTPGHPEYGYTPGVETTTGPLGQGIANAVGFAIAEKAMAAQFNRPGHEIVDHYTYAFLGDGCLMEGISHEVSSLAGTLGLGKLIFFYDDNGISIDGEVDGWFTDNTPQRFESYGWQVIPAVDGHDADAIRAAIEAGRANTEQPTLICCKTVIGFGSPNKQGKESCHGAPLGDDEIALTREQLGWNHDAFEIPSEIAAAWNAREKGAVAQSEWDQAFAAYEKAEPELAAEFKRRMAGELPADFSEKAQAYIQECQDKGETIASRKASQNTLNAYGPLLPELMGGSADLAGSNLTIWGGTKGLTKEDASGNYIYYGVREFGMAAIMNGIALHGGFVPYGATFLIFMEYCRNAVRMAALMKQRSIFVFTHDSIGLGEDGPTHQPIEQLASLRTTPNMSTWRPADTVESAVAWKAALERNDGPTAMVFSRQGLPAQARDAQQLADVAKGGYILSDSEGTPDLILIATGSEVGLAQDAAAKLREQGRKVRVVSMPSTDVFDAQSAEYKQQVLPLDVTNRVAIEAGIADYWYKYVGLDGRIIGMTTFGESAPAGELFKEFGFTVDNVLEVASELLEA from the coding sequence ATGCCGTCTCGTAAAGATCTCGCCAACGCCATTCGCGCGCTGAGCATGGATGCGGTTCAGAAAGCCAAGTCCGGCCACCCGGGTGCGCCCATGGGTATGGCGGATATCGCCGAGGTGCTGTGGAACGACTACCTGAGCCACAACCCGGCCAACCCTCAGTGGGCCAACCGTGACCGCTTCGTACTGTCCAACGGTCACGGCTCCATGCTGCAGTACTCGCTGCTGCACCTGAGCGGTTACGACGTTTCCATCAGTGATCTGCAGAATTTCCGTCAGCTGCATTCAAAGACCCCGGGCCACCCGGAGTACGGTTACACCCCGGGTGTTGAAACCACCACCGGTCCATTGGGACAGGGCATTGCCAATGCCGTTGGTTTTGCGATCGCCGAAAAGGCGATGGCCGCGCAGTTCAACCGTCCCGGCCACGAGATCGTGGATCACTACACCTATGCGTTCCTCGGCGACGGCTGCCTGATGGAAGGTATCTCGCACGAAGTGTCCTCACTGGCGGGTACGCTGGGCCTCGGCAAGCTGATTTTCTTCTACGATGACAACGGCATTTCCATCGACGGTGAGGTCGATGGCTGGTTCACCGACAACACCCCCCAGCGTTTCGAGTCCTATGGCTGGCAGGTTATTCCGGCTGTTGACGGCCACGACGCGGACGCGATCCGCGCCGCCATTGAGGCCGGCCGTGCCAACACCGAGCAACCGACCCTGATTTGCTGCAAGACCGTGATCGGCTTCGGCTCCCCGAACAAGCAGGGCAAGGAAAGTTGTCATGGCGCCCCTCTGGGCGACGACGAGATTGCCCTCACCCGCGAGCAGTTGGGCTGGAACCACGATGCCTTCGAGATCCCGTCCGAGATTGCGGCGGCCTGGAATGCCCGGGAAAAAGGCGCAGTGGCCCAGAGCGAGTGGGACCAGGCCTTCGCGGCCTATGAAAAAGCCGAGCCGGAGCTGGCGGCGGAGTTCAAACGCCGGATGGCCGGTGAACTGCCTGCCGATTTCTCGGAAAAGGCCCAGGCCTACATCCAGGAGTGTCAGGACAAGGGCGAAACCATCGCCAGCCGTAAGGCGTCACAGAACACCCTGAACGCCTATGGCCCGTTGCTGCCGGAACTGATGGGCGGCTCCGCAGACCTGGCCGGTTCCAACCTGACCATCTGGGGCGGCACCAAAGGCCTGACCAAGGAAGACGCCAGCGGCAACTACATTTATTACGGTGTACGCGAGTTCGGCATGGCCGCCATCATGAACGGCATTGCCCTGCACGGTGGTTTCGTACCCTACGGTGCGACCTTCCTGATCTTCATGGAGTACTGCCGTAACGCCGTGCGGATGGCCGCGCTGATGAAGCAGCGTTCCATCTTCGTCTTTACCCACGATTCCATCGGCCTCGGTGAAGATGGCCCGACGCACCAGCCGATCGAGCAGTTGGCGAGCCTGCGCACCACGCCGAACATGAGCACCTGGCGCCCGGCGGATACCGTGGAGTCTGCGGTAGCCTGGAAAGCGGCTCTTGAGCGCAATGACGGCCCGACAGCCATGGTATTTTCCCGCCAGGGACTGCCGGCCCAGGCCCGGGACGCCCAGCAACTGGCCGATGTCGCCAAGGGTGGCTACATCCTGTCCGACAGCGAAGGCACACCGGACCTGATCCTGATTGCGACCGGCTCCGAAGTCGGCCTGGCGCAGGACGCGGCTGCCAAGCTTCGTGAGCAGGGCAGGAAAGTACGCGTGGTCTCCATGCCGTCCACCGACGTGTTCGATGCCCAGAGCGCCGAGTACAAGCAGCAGGTTCTGCCGTTGGATGTGACCAATCGCGTCGCCATCGAAGCCGGCATTGCCGACTACTGGTACAAGTACGTTGGCCTGGATGGTCGAATCATCGGCATGACCACCTTTGGTGAGTCTGCCCCGGCGGGTGAGCTGTTCAAGGAATTCGGCTTTACCGTCGATAACGTCCTCGAGGTGGCCTCCGAACTTCTGGAAGCGTGA
- a CDS encoding metalloregulator ArsR/SmtB family transcription factor, which yields MTSMNAHANDLSSVDALAPIFKASGDPLRLEILRVLRRDTFGVLELSQLFEMRQSGMSHHLKVMHKAGLLEPQREGNAIFYRRPLHLDSDKLTDQTIRQIFETVDKVELPAHLQAKIEAIRTQRADQSQVFFARHAEQFREQQELIAAFDLYAEPVAELLRKRAAKQSWQTTLEIGPGEGAFLKVLSELSSHVVALDNSRDMLAKATRTCIDERLNNVDMIEGVTDTLLARGDAFDLVVANMVLHHVPSPADIFLDAAALMNNGGCLVISELCSHDQDWAKENCGDLWLGFEPEELTAWAAEAGLNAGEQLFIGLRNGFQVQVREFWKTSSQS from the coding sequence ATGACATCCATGAACGCACACGCGAACGACCTGTCCTCCGTGGACGCCCTGGCCCCGATCTTCAAGGCAAGCGGCGACCCACTGCGCCTGGAGATCCTGCGTGTGCTGCGCCGGGACACCTTCGGCGTACTGGAGCTGAGCCAGCTCTTCGAGATGCGCCAGTCCGGGATGAGCCACCACCTGAAGGTGATGCACAAGGCCGGCCTGCTGGAGCCGCAGCGTGAGGGCAACGCGATCTTCTATCGTCGCCCCCTGCATCTGGACAGCGACAAGTTGACGGACCAGACCATTCGCCAGATCTTCGAAACCGTGGACAAGGTGGAGCTGCCGGCCCATCTGCAGGCGAAGATCGAAGCCATCCGGACCCAGAGGGCGGACCAGTCCCAGGTCTTCTTTGCCCGGCACGCGGAGCAGTTCCGGGAGCAGCAGGAACTGATTGCGGCCTTCGACCTGTACGCCGAACCGGTAGCGGAGTTGTTGCGCAAGCGCGCGGCCAAACAGTCGTGGCAAACCACTCTGGAAATCGGACCGGGCGAAGGGGCCTTTCTCAAGGTGCTGTCTGAACTGTCCAGTCACGTCGTTGCCCTGGACAACAGCCGGGATATGCTCGCCAAGGCCACCCGGACCTGCATCGACGAGCGACTGAACAACGTGGACATGATTGAGGGCGTGACCGACACCCTGCTCGCCCGGGGCGACGCCTTTGATCTGGTGGTTGCCAACATGGTCCTGCACCACGTGCCCAGCCCGGCGGATATCTTTCTGGACGCGGCGGCCCTGATGAACAACGGCGGCTGCCTGGTGATCAGCGAACTGTGCAGCCACGACCAGGACTGGGCCAAGGAAAACTGCGGCGACCTCTGGCTCGGCTTCGAGCCGGAAGAGCTGACAGCCTGGGCCGCGGAGGCGGGATTGAACGCCGGAGAACAACTGTTTATCGGCCTGCGCAATGGTTTCCAGGTGCAGGTCCGGGAGTTCTGGAAGACATCGAGCCAGTCCTGA
- the metK gene encoding methionine adenosyltransferase, translating into MADYNIFTSESVSEGHPDKLADQISDAVLDAILTDDPHARVACETMVKTGVAIVGGEITTSAWVDLEDLVRGVIKDIGYTSSEVGYDGDTCGVINIIGKQSVDIAQGVDRQKPEDQGAGDQGLMFGYASNETDVLMPAPITFSHRLVQRQAEARKSGLLPWLRPDAKSQVTCRYENGRVAGIDAVVLSTQHDEDVTQADLKEAVMELIVKHALPAELLHKDTQFHINPTGKFVIGGPVGDCGLTGRKIIVDTYGGMARHGGGAFSGKDPSKVDRSAAYAGRYVAKNIVAAGLADKCEIQVSYAIGVAQPTSISLNTFGTGKISDDKIVQLVREHFDLRPYAITNMLDLLHPMYQATAAYGHFGREPFVMTVGGKSFTAFPWEKTDRAASLKDAAGI; encoded by the coding sequence ATGGCTGACTACAACATCTTCACTTCCGAGTCGGTTTCCGAAGGCCATCCGGACAAACTCGCGGACCAGATTTCCGACGCGGTTCTGGATGCCATCCTGACCGATGACCCGCACGCCCGCGTGGCCTGCGAAACCATGGTTAAAACCGGTGTTGCCATCGTAGGCGGCGAAATCACCACCAGCGCCTGGGTGGATCTGGAAGACCTGGTACGTGGCGTGATCAAGGACATCGGCTACACCTCCTCGGAAGTTGGCTATGACGGTGACACCTGTGGCGTGATCAACATTATCGGCAAGCAGTCCGTCGACATTGCCCAGGGCGTTGACCGCCAGAAGCCGGAAGATCAGGGTGCCGGCGACCAGGGCCTGATGTTCGGTTATGCCAGCAACGAAACCGACGTACTGATGCCCGCTCCCATCACCTTCTCGCACCGTCTGGTCCAGCGCCAGGCCGAGGCCCGCAAGAGCGGCTTGCTGCCATGGCTGCGTCCGGATGCCAAGAGTCAGGTAACCTGCCGTTATGAGAACGGCCGTGTTGCCGGCATCGACGCCGTGGTGCTGTCCACCCAGCACGATGAAGACGTAACCCAGGCCGACCTGAAAGAAGCGGTGATGGAACTGATCGTCAAGCATGCCCTGCCGGCAGAGCTGCTGCACAAGGACACCCAGTTCCACATCAACCCGACCGGTAAGTTCGTGATCGGTGGCCCGGTTGGTGACTGTGGCCTGACCGGACGCAAGATCATCGTCGACACCTACGGCGGCATGGCCCGCCATGGTGGCGGTGCGTTCTCCGGCAAGGATCCGTCCAAGGTTGACCGCTCCGCCGCCTACGCAGGCCGTTACGTTGCCAAGAACATCGTTGCGGCCGGCCTGGCCGACAAGTGTGAGATCCAGGTGTCCTACGCCATCGGCGTGGCGCAGCCGACGTCTATCTCCCTGAACACCTTCGGCACCGGCAAGATCAGCGACGACAAGATCGTCCAGCTGGTACGCGAGCACTTCGACCTGCGCCCGTACGCGATCACCAACATGCTCGACCTGCTGCACCCCATGTACCAGGCCACCGCAGCATACGGCCACTTTGGCCGCGAGCCGTTCGTGATGACCGTTGGCGGCAAATCCTTTACCGCCTTCCCGTGGGAAAAGACCGATCGCGCGGCGTCACTGAAAGACGCCGCTGGTATCTGA